A segment of the bacterium genome:
TACCGCCCTTCGGGAAGAGCTTTAATGACAGGATGCCCGCGCCTGTTTCAACTGTCAAATCCGTCTGCTGCGTCAGCTTGTGGTCATAGAGATATTTCGCAAAGCATCGGATGCCATTGCCGCACATTTCTGCTTCGCTTCCGTCCGGATTGTACATCCGCATCCGGTAGTGCGCCACTCGCGAGGGCATAATGAGAATGATCCCATCGCCACCAACCCCAAAACGGCGATCATTCAATTTGATAGCCATATCCTGGAAATTGGCCTCATCTAATTGCTCATTCAACGCATTGATCACCACAAAATCATTACCGATGCCATGCATTTTAGTAAATTTCATCACTCGCCCTCAAACCTTTATACCTCAGCTGGGAAATTTGAATCAGGAGATAACAATAAATTTACTATACCTCAGGGGCATAGCTAGAAGGGTATACAAATGAAGACAAAGAAGGCTATTCAGAACCACAGTGGGCATGGTTTGCGTTACCCAATATCGGGTTATAATTATTCTTCCACGGTCCTTGCCAAGTGAAATAGCCTCCTGCGAAAAGAAACTCTTGGGTGCCGGGCCATAGGGCAGTGGACCATCTTGACATCCAATCTTTGTTTGGATCCTTAATGAAGGACTGCATGCTCACAACATGACCGTCTAAAAATGACAGGGTTCCTCGCCCATTATGGCGAGCTGTCATGTAATCACGACAAATAAACCACCAGTCATTTTCGGATGCCCCATAACCCTTTGCCTCTGCGGGAAGCGCTTCCTCTACAAAGACGACCGATTTGGCTACATCTATAAACCAAGCAAGACGCGCGGGTGTTCCCTCTGGGTACTGAGGTTGCTCCCAACCACGACTTTGAATAACCTCATTATAAATGGGAAGCGCCATTTGGGTGAAGCCGTTCAGCATATAACTGTATTTATAAGTGCCTGGTTTGCGTCTATCAGAAGGGCAGTACCAAACCATCCAGTTTTTCACATATACGAAATTACCACCACTAGGATTCGTATTCAAACCGCCCCACGAAGCGTTAATAATAAACCGAAAGGATGGTACGCGCTCATCCCAATCACTCGAATACATTATAAAAGCTTTGGCAAGTTGTCCGGAGTTGTTAAGGCAAGAAGTAGTCCTTGCTTGTTCTCGCGCAGCAGCAAAGACAGGGAACAGAATAGCTGCTAATATAAC
Coding sequences within it:
- a CDS encoding prepilin-type N-terminal cleavage/methylation domain-containing protein, with translation MSNKKFLEGFTLIELLVVVAIIVILAAILFPVFAAAREQARTTSCLNNSGQLAKAFIMYSSDWDERVPSFRFIINASWGGLNTNPSGGNFVYVKNWMVWYCPSDRRKPGTYKYSYMLNGFTQMALPIYNEVIQSRGWEQPQYPEGTPARLAWFIDVAKSVVFVEEALPAEAKGYGASENDWWFICRDYMTARHNGRGTLSFLDGHVVSMQSFIKDPNKDWMSRWSTALWPGTQEFLFAGGYFTWQGPWKNNYNPILGNANHAHCGSE